One window of Cucurbita pepo subsp. pepo cultivar mu-cu-16 chromosome LG19, ASM280686v2, whole genome shotgun sequence genomic DNA carries:
- the LOC111782239 gene encoding uncharacterized protein LOC111782239, whose translation MEVGGGGDGGFSPRATVEDIQRRLLRPSSIHSPPPTPFSRGKDVQGRNSSQFEANAMGLYRKREAKEGETASRKRKLEDYLDPVLLSAVSSKISRAQKVPKMTVKREVRDFEWPVAELRMLMDDSTVGKGKINTVNLGNDSDNLTENDEEGDVKFSTPFQKFEQTALVLFEL comes from the exons ATGGAGGTcggcggaggaggagatgGAGGTTTTAGTCCTCGCGCAACCGTTGAAGACATACAGAGACGGCTGCTTCGACCGTCGTCGATTCACTCTCCACCTCCGACGCC GTTTTCTCGCGGCAAAGATGTTCAAGGTCGAAATTCATCGCAGTTCGAGGCGAATGCCATGGGGCTTTATCGTAAACGAGAAGCAAAAGAAGGAGAAACTGCGAGTAGGAAGAGGAAACTCGAAGATTACTTGGATCCGGTTCTTCTCTCTGCGGTTTCTTCGAAGATCAGTCGAGCGCAGAAGGTTCCTAAGATGACGGTAAAGAGAGAGGTTAGGGATTTTGAGTGGCCCGTCGCTGAATTGAGGATGTTGATGGATGATTCGACGGTCGGAAAGGGGAAAATTAATACTGTTAATCTCGGTAATGACTCTGATAATCTcacagaaaatgatgaagaagGAGATGTTAAATTCTCTACTCCGTTTCAAAAATTTGAGCAGACTGCGTTGGTACTGTTCGAATTATGA
- the LOC111781890 gene encoding uncharacterized protein LOC111781890 isoform X2 translates to MSLQYESSLIVPPPLASPSISNQTPRSQPALRRSSVLMAQQDDGWPLGLRLLNARVGLLENRDFSGSISFNTLPTGSPISFTDSSDLDSQSSGSFLHAKSISGGSLISGSDIVELSRRSSRVGSTETSLGGYRKNDFKSKPWLFSLCCKLSTDAVSVTRTHSLAHFLEAERRRTAGNCRRNQLRAMMQGRPRPNNLLAS, encoded by the exons ATGTCACTGCAGTACGAAAGTAGTCTCATTGTG CCACCGCCTTTGGCGTCTCCTAGTATATCAAATCAAACACCTCGGTCTCAGCCAGCGCTTAGGAGGTCCAGCGTATTGATGGCTCAAcag GACGACGGGTGGCCTTTGGGATTAAGACTACTAAATGCTAGAGTTGGATTGCTGGAAAACCGGGACTTTTCCGGATCAATCTCCTTCAACACTTTGCCCACTGGATCTCCAATCTCCTTCACGGACTCTTCAGATCTTGATTCTCAG TCAAGTGGGTCATTCCTCCATGCTAAAAGCATCAGTGGAGGTAGTCTAATAAGCGGTTCTGACATCGTGGAGCTCTCGAGAAGATCATCAAGAGTGGGAAGCACAGAAACCAGCTTAGGAGGATACAGAAAGAACGACTTCAAGTCCAAGCCATGGTTGTTTTCTCTTTGCTGTAAACTAAGCACCGACGCTGTGAGCGTCACCAGAACTCACTCGCTGGCTCACTTTCTGGAAGCGGAAAGGAGGAGAACCGCCGGTAATTGCCGGAGGAACCAGCTGAGAGCAATGATGCAAGGGCGGCCACGTCCCAATAATTTGTTGGCCAGCTGA
- the LOC111781890 gene encoding uncharacterized protein LOC111781890 isoform X1 — translation MSLQYESSLIVVFSIIPFSLPIRKCSKQMPPPLASPSISNQTPRSQPALRRSSVLMAQQDDGWPLGLRLLNARVGLLENRDFSGSISFNTLPTGSPISFTDSSDLDSQSSGSFLHAKSISGGSLISGSDIVELSRRSSRVGSTETSLGGYRKNDFKSKPWLFSLCCKLSTDAVSVTRTHSLAHFLEAERRRTAGNCRRNQLRAMMQGRPRPNNLLAS, via the exons ATGTCACTGCAGTACGAAAGTAGTCTCATTGTGGTCTTTTCTATCATCCCTTTTTCCCTGCCAATCAGAAAATGCTCGAAACAAATG CCACCGCCTTTGGCGTCTCCTAGTATATCAAATCAAACACCTCGGTCTCAGCCAGCGCTTAGGAGGTCCAGCGTATTGATGGCTCAAcag GACGACGGGTGGCCTTTGGGATTAAGACTACTAAATGCTAGAGTTGGATTGCTGGAAAACCGGGACTTTTCCGGATCAATCTCCTTCAACACTTTGCCCACTGGATCTCCAATCTCCTTCACGGACTCTTCAGATCTTGATTCTCAG TCAAGTGGGTCATTCCTCCATGCTAAAAGCATCAGTGGAGGTAGTCTAATAAGCGGTTCTGACATCGTGGAGCTCTCGAGAAGATCATCAAGAGTGGGAAGCACAGAAACCAGCTTAGGAGGATACAGAAAGAACGACTTCAAGTCCAAGCCATGGTTGTTTTCTCTTTGCTGTAAACTAAGCACCGACGCTGTGAGCGTCACCAGAACTCACTCGCTGGCTCACTTTCTGGAAGCGGAAAGGAGGAGAACCGCCGGTAATTGCCGGAGGAACCAGCTGAGAGCAATGATGCAAGGGCGGCCACGTCCCAATAATTTGTTGGCCAGCTGA
- the LOC111781771 gene encoding putative E3 ubiquitin-protein ligase XBAT31, whose translation MGQGLSCGEHHENGLFRAVQNGDSELVLTMLEADPTMLELTTPRTKMSVLHIAAAYGQIEILNMLLDRSVNPDVLNRNKQTPLMLATMNGKISCVQRLIEAGANILMFDSLNRRTCLHYAAYFGHSDCLEAIISAAHSAPVAATWGFIRYVNIRDGGGATPLHIAARQRQPRCIRILLANGALVCASTCAYGYPGSSPLHLAARSGSLECVRELLAWGAERLQVDSAGRIPYSIAMKRKNRACAALLNPSAAEPLVWPSKFKFINELNEEAKALLERALVEANMEREKAILKESSYSSPSPLQSDVELDDAESEGCDVELCCICFEQACTLEVHPCGHQMCAHCTLALCCYKKQNTSSTCPTAPLCPFCRSSITQLLVAKTKVADNQESEVSSSKPRRSRKSNFSEGSSSFKSLSALGSFGKIGSHSTGRFSVECGEDVDKSF comes from the exons ATGGGTCAAGGGCTGAGCTGCGGCGAACACCATGAAAATGGGCTGTTCCGAGCTGTGCAAAATGGGGATTCGGAGCTCGTTCTGACTATGCTGGAGGCTGATCCAACTATGTTGGAACTCACCACTCCTCGTACTAAAATGTCTGTTCTTCACATCGCCGCTGCTTATGGTCAGATCGAG ATTCTTAATATGCTCTTGGATCGGTCTGTGAATCCTGATGTGTTGAATCGCAATAAACAG ACCCCATTAATGCTGGCTACGATGAACGGGAAGATATCTTGTGTGCAGAGATTGATTGAAGCAGGAGCAAAT ATTTTGATGTTTGATTCTCTAAATCGACGAACCTGCCTGCATTATGCTGCTTATTTTGGCCACTCTGATTGCTTAGAAGCTATAATTTCTGCTGCTCATTCAGCTCCTGTTGCAGCTACTTG GGGGTTTATTAGATATGTGAATATTCGAGACGGAGGAGGTGCTACTCCGTTGCATATAGCTGCACGACAACGACAGCCACGGTGCATTCGGATACTTTTGGCGAATGGGGCTCTTGTTTGTGCTTCAACTTGTGCTTATGG CTATCCTGGGAGTTCGCCTCTTCATCTAGCTGCTCGAAGTGGTTCGTTAGAATGCGTTCGAGAATTGCTTGCGTGGGGAGCTGAAAGATTACAAGTGGATTCAGCTGG GAGAATACCTTACTCGATCGCTATGAAACGGAAGAATCGAGCGTGTGCAGCGTTACTGAATCCTTCAGCAGCAGAGCCTCTTGTTTGgccatcaaaatttaaattcatcaATGAGCTAAATGAAGAGGCAAAAGCTCTGCTAGAGAGGGCCTTAGTGGAAGCAAACATGGAGAGGGAGAAGGCCATATTGAAGGAGAGTTCCTACTCATCTCCGTCTCCGTTACAATCCGATGTTGAGTTGGATGATGCAGAATCTGAG GGGTGCGACGTCGAGTTATGCTGCATATGCTTCGAACAGGCCTGTACTTTAGAGGTCCATCCATGTGGTCATCAAATGTGTGCCCATTGCACTCTAGCCTTATGCTGCTACAAGAAGCAAAACACCTCGAGCACTTGTCCCACCGCCCCGCTTTGCCCGTTTTGTCGAAGCAGCATTACTCAACTACTCGTGGCAAAGACCAAGGTGGCTGATAATCAAGAATCTGAAGTTAGTTCATCGAAACCAAGGCGGTCGAGGAAGTCGAATTTCAGTGAGGGTAGCAGTAGCTTCAAGAGCTTATCAGCTTTAGGTTCATTTGGGAAGATTGGTAGCCACAGTACAGGACGGTTTTCGGTTGAATGTGGCGAGGACGTCGATAAGAGTTTCTAA